Proteins co-encoded in one Setaria viridis chromosome 9, Setaria_viridis_v4.0, whole genome shotgun sequence genomic window:
- the LOC117837196 gene encoding E3 ubiquitin-protein ligase Os04g0590900 has product MDAAGMAAGAPILPPDASPPPVAGQGAAFPIAIVIAIGFMVTSLILISYYFLVVRCWLRGGGPGSGLLHRARREDLVERVSAVFFTDLEAAELPGGLDPDVVAALPVVKYRRTRAASAALECAVCLAEFAPEERLKQLPSCSHAFHIDCIDTWLHHNVSCPLCRTVVTGGVALPLARDDHEGSWRELQVGDRHIGPAARMGYGSSCRFPTKSGAAQEPITRSFSMDCFAGGLGRKPPQKDPAAGSSEAGPSRANAAAGSSSNVVADRGAGETSGRFRRLLSSFGLGRSSRSTVLPIHLDP; this is encoded by the coding sequence ATGGACGCGGCGGGCATGGCAGCTGGCGCGCCCATACTGCCGCCGGacgcgtccccgccgccggtggccgggCAGGGCGCGGCGTTCCCGATCGCCATCGTCATCGCCATCGGGTTCATGGTCACCTCGCTCATCCTCATCAGCTACTACTTCCTCGTCGTCCGCTGctggctccgcggcggcgggccggggtcCGGGCTGCTCCACCGCGCCCGCCGCGAGGACCTCGTGGAGCGGGTGTCCGCGGTCTTCTTCACCGACCTTGAGGCCGCCGAGCTGCCCGGCGGGCTCGACCCGGACGTCGTCGCCGCGCTCCCCGTCGTCAAGTACCGCCGGACACgggccgcgtcggcggcgctcGAGTGCGCCGTCTGCCTCGCTGAGTTCGCGCCCGAGGAGCGGCTCAAGCAGCTGCCCAGCTGCTCCCACGCGTTCCACATAGACTGCATCGACACCTGGCTCCACCACAACGTCAGCTGCCCGCTCTGCCGCACCGTCGtcaccggcggcgtcgcgctccCGCTCGCCCGCGACGACCACGAGGGGTCCTGGCGGGAGCTGCAGGTCGGCGACAGGCATATCGGCCCAGCGGCGAGGATGGGGTACGGGAGCTCCTGCAGGTTCCCGACCAAGAGCGGCGCCGCGCAGGAGCCCATCACGCGATCCTTCTCCATGGACTGCTTCGCCGGTGGTCTTGGCCGGAAACCGCCGCAGAAGGACCCTGCAGCTGGCAGCTCAGAGGCCGGGCCGAGCCGCGCCAACGCTgccgccggcagcagcagcaacgtcGTCGCcgaccgcggcgccggcgagacgAGCGGGCGGTTCCGTCGGCTGCTCTCGTCGTTCGGGCTCGGCCGGAGCTCGCGGAGCACGGTGCTGCCGATCCACCTCGAcccgtga